The following proteins come from a genomic window of Desulfovibrio sp. UIB00:
- a CDS encoding integrase core domain-containing protein: DEQWAMDFVSDSLMGGRRIRVLTIADLWDRSSPALEVDMSLPGVRVVRVLERLRLQGRLPQRIKVDNGPKFSGKALDTWAFEHGVQIEFTRPGNPTDNRHIESFNGKFRDECLNQNVFLSLHDARRTVEAWRHDYNQRRPHSPLGWLTPEEFREKNITCNPLETTNLQVVYAVG; this comes from the coding sequence GATGAGCAATGGGCGATGGATTTTGTGAGCGATTCCCTTATGGGTGGGCGGCGCATCCGGGTTTTGACAATTGCCGATCTGTGGGATCGTTCAAGCCCCGCGCTCGAAGTGGATATGTCGTTGCCTGGAGTGCGAGTTGTGCGTGTCCTTGAAAGACTACGCCTTCAAGGGCGGTTGCCGCAGCGTATCAAGGTTGATAATGGGCCGAAATTTAGCGGTAAGGCCCTGGATACATGGGCTTTTGAGCATGGAGTACAAATAGAGTTTACTCGTCCGGGGAATCCTACGGATAATAGGCACATTGAAAGCTTTAACGGAAAATTCCGGGATGAGTGTTTAAATCAGAACGTGTTTCTGTCCCTGCACGATGCCCGCAGAACAGTTGAAGCCTGGCGGCATGATTACAACCAGCGGCGACCTCACAGTCCCTTGGGATGGCTGACACCGGAAGAATTTCGCGAAAAGAATATAACCTGTAACCCATTGGAAACCACCAACTTACAAGTGGTATACGCAGTGGGGTAA